CTTCTGCCCTTCGCGGAAGGGCTCCTCCACCTCGAGCACCTCGGTGCGCTGGAGGTGGCGAATCTCGAGCGCGATCTTCTCGAGCGAGGCGCCGAGGAGCGCGAGCGCCGCGAGGAGCTCGGCGTGGCGGTCGCGCTGCACGACCTGCGTGGCGGCGGGCTCCGGCGCGAGGCCGAGCGACGTCAAGACCTCCTCCTCGAGATCCGGGCTCAGGTGCGCGAGGGTTCCCACCGCGCCGGAGAGTTTCCCCACGGCGACGGCGGCGCGCGCGCGGCGGAGACGCTCCTCGGCCCGGCCCAGCTCCTCGTACCAGACGAGCGCCTTGAGGCCGAAGGTGATCGGCTCCGCGTGGATCCCGTGCGTGCGCCCCACCATCGGCGTGTCCTTGTGGCGCAGCGCGAGGTCGCGAACAGTCTCCCGAAGCGGCTCGGTCTCCGTGCGGAGGAGATCGCAGGCGCGCGTCAGGGTCAGGGCGAGCGCGGTGTCGACGAGGTCCGACGAGGTCATGCCGAGGTGCAGGTAGCGCGCGTCCGGGCCCACGGTCTCCCCGACCTGGGTCAGGAACGCGATCACGTCGTGGCGGAGCGTCGCCTCGAGCTCGTCGATCCGCTTCGGATCCACCGAGGCTCGCTCGCGGATCCGCGCCGTCGCGCCGCGCGGCACCTCGCCCCGGCGCTCCATCGCCTGCGTCACCGCCAGCTCCACCTCGAGCCAGACCTGGAAGCGGGCGCGGTCCTCGAAGAGCGCCGCCATGTCCTTCCGGCTGTAGCGTTCGATCATCGGCTCATCCCTCGGGAGATTCCTCGAGCAGGAGCTTCACCGTGTGCAGCTTCCCGTCGCGTTCCAGGGTCAGGGCGATCGTGTCCCCCACGCTCGCTCCGAAGATGACCCGGTACGCCTCGTTCCCGTCGCGGACGGGGGTCCCGTTCACCTTCCGGATGATGTCGCCGACCTTCACGCCCGCCTTGTCCGCGGGGCTTCGCCGCTCGACCTCGGCCACGTAGAGGCCGTTCCGGTCGGCGGTCTGGAGCCGCTCGGCGATGTAGGGCGTCAGCTCCCACGTGCTCACGCCGATCCAGACGTTCCGCACCTTGCCGTAGCGGATGATCTCGTCCACCACGCGCTTCGTGGCGTCGATCGGGATGGCGAAGCCGATCCCTTCCGAGCCGCCGCTCTTCGTGAAGATGAACGTGTTCACGCCGATCACCTCGCCCCGCGCGTTCACGAGCGGGCCGCCCGAGTTCCCCGGGTTGATCGCCGCGTCGGTCTGGATCATGTTCTTGTAGATCCCCGCGCTCTGCGAGGTCGCCTTGATGTCGCGCCGGGTCGCGCTGATCACTCCCGCCGTGACGGTCGGCTGCGTGTCGTTCAGGAGGAATCCGAACGGGTTCCCGATCGCGATGGCCCACTCGCCCACGAGGAGGTCGGTCGAGTTCCCGAGCGGCGCCGCCGGAAGGTTCTTCCCTTCGATCTTCACGATCGCGAGGTCGTACTCCCGGTGCGCGCCGACGAGCTTCCCGGCGAAGGAGCGGCCGTCGGGAAGGATCACGGTGATCTTGCTCGCGCCCTGCACCACGTGCTCGTTCGTGAGCACATAGCCGTCCTTCGAGATGATGAAGCCCGAGCCCATGCTCGGGATCTGCTCGCGGTAGCGGTACTGCGGGATCATGTCGCGGAAGAAGGGCTCGAAGAAGTCGCTCCCGAAGGGGACGGGCGCGGTCTGGACCACACGCGTCTGCACGACGCTCAGCGTCACGACGGACGGTCCGACGCGCTCGGCGGCTTCCACGATGGCCGTGCGGCGCGACTCGTCCAGCCGGGCCGGATTCGCCCCGGCCGGAGCGGCCGGGGACGACTTCGCCGCATCGGGCGCCGGCGCCATGGCCACGGGCTTCTCGGTGTCGGCGAGCGAGCGCCTCTTGGGCGAGCCCACGATCAGGCCCGCGAGCACGAGGAGTCCCAGGAGGACTCCGGCGCCGAAGGTGGCGAGGGTTCCCCCGCGACCGGCGCGCGACTTGGTTTCTCGATCAGACACGGACATCCATCGGCTCCTTCGGAATCCAGCCCACCTTCGGATAGCGGACGCGCATCAGGTAGAGCCCGTGCGCCGGCGCGGGCGGCGCCGCCGCGCCGCGGTCCTTCGCTTCCAGCACGCGGCGAATGGCGCGGGCGCCGCCGCCGTCCTCGGCCGCGCGCACCACGGTCGACACGATGCGCCGCACCATCGAGTAGAGAAAGCGATCCGACTCGATGTCGAAGCGGATCCTGCCGCCGCGCCCGCTCCACCGCGCGCGCGTCACGCGGCACTCCGGACCGTCGTTCTCCGTCCCGCGCTTCGAGAACGAGGTGAAGTCGTGCGTCCCGAGAAGCGGCCGCGACGCCTCGTTCAGCACGGCAACACCCGCCTTCACCGGACGCACCCACACCATGCGGCGCAGGATCGCCGCCGGTCCCGGCGCGATGAGGTACCGGTACGCGCGCCTCATCGCGTCGAATCGCGCGTGGAACCCCGGATCCGTCTCGGCGGCCTCGATCACGCGCACGTCGCGCGGAAGGAGCGCGTTGAGCGCGATCCTCAGGCGCTCGGCATGGAGCCGCGTCATCAGGGTCACGCTGGCCACCTGACCCGCCGCATGGCACCCCGCGTCCGTGCGGCCCGCCCCGGTCGCCCGGACCGGACCCTTGGAGAGTTTCCGGAGCGCATCCTCGAGGTCCCCCTGCACGCTTCGATGCGCACGCTGTACCTGCCAGCCGTGGAAATCCGTCCCGTCGTACTCCAAGGCGAGACGGAACGACCTGAGGCCCGGTTCACCCGCCACCGGGTGGTCAGAGGCCACGCAGGAGGAGGGCCAGGATCATCCCCCCGGTCGCCAGGACAAGGACTTCCGCCACACCCCACCCCAAGGTGAGGCCGCTCTTCCGGGCACGCCCGAGCACGTAACCTCGTGCCTCGAGGGCCTCCCCGTAGGACTCGCCGAGACGGAGCATGGTTCCGAGGAAGGGGAGCATCCAGGCCGCCACGTACCGGGCCCTGCCCCGGGCTCCGTTCCCCGCCCGGAACCCCCGCGCGCGCAACGCGACCTGCTGGAGCTCCGCCTCGCGGATCGCCCGCGGGGCCAGCGCGAGCGCGTGGCGGCCGCTCTCGGTGGCCAGGATCAGGAACCGGGGTCTCGCCGGAACCGGCATCGACGCGAGCCATCGTGCCGCGTCCCCGAGGAACGCCCGGGCTGCCCAACGGAGGAGATAGAGGAGCGCGAGGAGCCGGATCGCGATCCGCCCCGCGGGCCGTGCCGCTTCCAGAAGGGGCTTCCCCGCGAAGAGCGTGTGCGCCGCGAACACGATCGCCGCGAGCACGAGGAGCGGCAGCTCTTGCCGAAGGGATTTCCCCTCCACCCGCAGGGCGGCGGCACACCCGACGGCGGCCGCGGCCGCGAGCAGCGGAATCGAAGTCGTGAGCGCGAGGCCGGTACACACCGCAAGGCAGGCGAGAAGGAGCGCCGCCGGATGAATCGGGCGCGAAGATTCGTGACGCGGATTGAGGTCGTCGCTACGTGGCGAGCCGGGCACTTCGCTGCGAGTCCTCCGTGCCTTCGGAGATGGCGTGGCCGTCCGGTCACCCCACCTGAATCGCTACTCTATCCTTCCGTCAGACCGTTGTCAACGTCGCGGGATCCCTCTCTACAATCGAGCCAAGAAGAAGGCGGGAGCGACTCCTTCAGAACGCCGAGTTTGACCGACCCTACTTCGTCCGGCCCAGATCACGATCGTTCCCCAGCTGCCTGATCGGACTTTGAGATCCCGAGCCTGCTGTAAGTCCTTCGTGAGGCGAGCCGGAACCAGGTGCGAGTCCACCGAAGCTGATTGGAACAGAGTGGCGAGGGGGAGCACGAATACATCGTTGTCGGGCCACTGGTTGAAGTCGGATGGATACTCCGAGTCCCCTCTTGGATCAGGTCCGCTAAACCGGTTATCGATCCAGACCACAGTGCCTTTGCCTCCGATTGCCGATGCGGAAAGCGATTTGACCGCGCCTCCCGAGGAACCCAAGAAACGAGCGATCGCAGAGACATCCGTCCAGACACCACTTTGTCCAATACTGGTTCCGAACAAACGGGATGCGTTGAACAGAACCGTAATTCGGTCGTCCGTCTTGACAGCATCAAGGTTCTCCACCAAAGCGGGGCCACCCGGCGGTACCGATGGAACACGTATAGGATCGGTCCACGTGGCCCCGCCATCAGAGCTTCGGGCAAGAAAGATGTGGCCCACAAAGCGACCGTGCAGGACTCCATCCGAACTCCTCTTGCTCTGATCCTCGTTAAGGCCATAGACAAGGCCGAGGGTATCTCCCCACGTCAGGAGTCGAAGACTCGGAAACATCAACGCCGTAGACACGCTTGGTGTAGTCATGCGGAAAGGCCTACTCCAGCCGTTCTCCGCCAGCCTTGTCACCCACACAGCCACATCACCCAGTGTTCCGTCGGCCTCACCCATGGCACGG
The sequence above is drawn from the Candidatus Eisenbacteria bacterium genome and encodes:
- the purB gene encoding adenylosuccinate lyase, with the translated sequence MIERYSRKDMAALFEDRARFQVWLEVELAVTQAMERRGEVPRGATARIRERASVDPKRIDELEATLRHDVIAFLTQVGETVGPDARYLHLGMTSSDLVDTALALTLTRACDLLRTETEPLRETVRDLALRHKDTPMVGRTHGIHAEPITFGLKALVWYEELGRAEERLRRARAAVAVGKLSGAVGTLAHLSPDLEEEVLTSLGLAPEPAATQVVQRDRHAELLAALALLGASLEKIALEIRHLQRTEVLEVEEPFREGQKGSSAMPHKRNPVQCERVCGLARILRANAHAAMENVALWHERDISHSSVERVIVPDSFLLADFMAAEMRGIVKDLRVYPDRMRQNLERTRGLVYSQRVLLALTTAGMTREDAYAVVQGHAMEAWRGDPDLKTRLGQDPRVTKVLDRAALDACFEPAYFLRNVSHIFDRVLGASVAAHR
- a CDS encoding trypsin-like peptidase domain-containing protein, yielding MSDRETKSRAGRGGTLATFGAGVLLGLLVLAGLIVGSPKRRSLADTEKPVAMAPAPDAAKSSPAAPAGANPARLDESRRTAIVEAAERVGPSVVTLSVVQTRVVQTAPVPFGSDFFEPFFRDMIPQYRYREQIPSMGSGFIISKDGYVLTNEHVVQGASKITVILPDGRSFAGKLVGAHREYDLAIVKIEGKNLPAAPLGNSTDLLVGEWAIAIGNPFGFLLNDTQPTVTAGVISATRRDIKATSQSAGIYKNMIQTDAAINPGNSGGPLVNARGEVIGVNTFIFTKSGGSEGIGFAIPIDATKRVVDEIIRYGKVRNVWIGVSTWELTPYIAERLQTADRNGLYVAEVERRSPADKAGVKVGDIIRKVNGTPVRDGNEAYRVIFGASVGDTIALTLERDGKLHTVKLLLEESPEG
- the truA gene encoding tRNA pseudouridine(38-40) synthase TruA — translated: MASDHPVAGEPGLRSFRLALEYDGTDFHGWQVQRAHRSVQGDLEDALRKLSKGPVRATGAGRTDAGCHAAGQVASVTLMTRLHAERLRIALNALLPRDVRVIEAAETDPGFHARFDAMRRAYRYLIAPGPAAILRRMVWVRPVKAGVAVLNEASRPLLGTHDFTSFSKRGTENDGPECRVTRARWSGRGGRIRFDIESDRFLYSMVRRIVSTVVRAAEDGGGARAIRRVLEAKDRGAAAPPAPAHGLYLMRVRYPKVGWIPKEPMDVRV